The Mauremys mutica isolate MM-2020 ecotype Southern chromosome 1, ASM2049712v1, whole genome shotgun sequence genome has a segment encoding these proteins:
- the LOC123375132 gene encoding protein artemis-like: MSSFGGRMREYPWLSIDRFDRENLRARAYFLSHCHKDHMKGLRAPSLKRRLECSLKVHLYCSPVTKELLLTSPKYKFWENRIVALEVETPAQISLLDEASGEKEDIVVTLLPAGHCPGSVMFLFQGQNGTVLYTGDFRLAKGEAARMELLHSGTRVKDIQSVYLDTTFCDPRFYQIPSREECLNGILELVRSWITLSRYHVVWLNCKAAYGYEYLFTNLSEELGVKVHVNKLDMFKNMPEILYHVTTDRHTQIHACRHPRDDDYLRGNRLPCGMTSRNGTPLRIISVKPSTMWFGERTRKTNIIVRTGESSYRACFSFHSSYSEIKDFLGYIRPVNVYPNVVPVGSTADEVVKILKPLCKSYSINSEPKYKPLGTLKRSRTMDLTDTDEGSDDLFDTELTPVRHKIPKHHVETTLPETKASSENSEGSRSENMGSYKATTMPMTSQVDFIDCEESNGEDDDEESEKNTVWAQVVAHNPDSTLILGNPNEEVHSDLTCALTSSQQESNADMPQWDVFFKRDIKTTDDSSENEDHPPSSIDVGRSQSPNLFSDSDSLSDSTHISSQNSSQSTHISEQGSQGLDSQADTVLITSQQTHGADFSFLNKGGSRVTVSVSHFMAMDNQTESHRWKPLEQNKPCPGNIDSDLKGKNQEMNAEAGAAQTQNMLIEVNNEKSKTPNPELERDSQSSSDFEIPSTPDAELPRPDKLHCLYKKLAAGETIY, translated from the exons ATGAGCAGCTTCGGAGGCCGGATGCGGGAGTATCCCTGGCTGTCCATAGACCGCTTCGACCGGGAGAACCTGCGGGCCCGGGCCTACTTCCTGTCCCACTGCCACAAGG ATCACATGAAAGGGCTGAGAGCGCCTTCCTTGAAAAGAAGACTGGAGTGCAG CTTGAAAGTTCACTTGTACTGTTCACCGGTAACCAAGGAGTTGCTGCTGACTAGCCCGAAATACAAGTTTTGGGAGAATCGCATT GTTGCCCTTGAAGTTGAAACTCCAGCTCAGATTTCTTTACTCGATGAAGCATCGGGTGAG AAAGAAGATATAGTGGTGACACTTCTACCAGCTGGTCACTGCCCAGGATCAGTCAT GTTTTTGTTTCAAGGCCAAAATGGCACTGTACTTTATACTGGAGATTTCAGACTAGCAAAAGGAGAAGCAGCCAGAATGGAGCTCTTGCATTCGGGGACCAG AGTGAAAGACATTCAGAGTGTATATTTAGACACCACGTTCTGTGATCCCAGATTTTATCAGATACCAAGCAGA GAGGAATGTTTAAATGGGATATTAGAGTTAGTGCGGAGCTGGATCACTCTGAGTCGCTATCATGTTGTATGGCTAAATTGCAAAGCTGCCTATGGATATGAATATTTATTCACAAACCTCAGTGAAGAACTTGGAGTCAAG gtCCATGTGAACAAACTGGACATGTTCAAAAACATGCCGGAAATCCTCTACCATGTTACCACAGATCGGCACACTCAGATTCATGCATGTCGACATCCACGG GATGATGACTATCTTCGAGGGAATAGGTTGCCTTGTGGAATGACGTCCCGAAATGGAACCCCTTTACGTATAATTAGTGTCAAGCCTTCCACAATGTGGTTTGGAGAGAGGACAAGAAAAACCAATATAATAGTAAG GACTGGGGAGAGTTCATACAGAGCTTGCTTCTCTTTTCATTCCTCTTACAGTGAG ATTAAGGATTTCTTGGGTTATATCCGCCCTGTGAATGTGTATCCCAATGTAGTTCCGGTGGGCTCAACAGCAGATGAAGTTGTAAAAAT CTTAAAGCCACTCTGCAAGTCATACAGTATAAATAGCGAGCCCAAATATAAACCACTTGGAACACTGAAGAGATCCAGAACAATGGACTTAACAGACACAG ATGAGGGCAGTGATGATCTCTTCGATACAGAATTGACTCCTGTAAGGCATAAGATTCCAAAACATCACGTGGAGACAACGCTGCCTGAGACAAAGGCTTCATCTGAAAACTCTGAAGGAAGCCGTAGTGAGAACATGGGAAGTTACAAAGCAACCACTATGCCTATGACTTCGCAGGTAGACTTCATAGACTGTGAGGAATCAAATggtgaagatgatgatgaagaatcTGAAAAAAATACAGTTTGGGCTCAAGTTGTAGCCCACAATCCAGACTCCACTTTGATACTGGGAAATCCAAATGAAGAAGTCCATTCGGACTTGACTTGTGCATTGACTAGTAGCCAGCAGGAATCTAATGCAGATATGCCACAGTGGGATGTTTTCTTTAAGCGAGATATTAAAACTACAGATGATAGTTCTGAAAACGAGGACCatcccccatcttccatagatGTTGGTAGGTCCCAGTCACCAAATTTGTTCAGTGATTCAGATAGTTTAAGTGATTCTACCCACATCTCCTCACAAAATTCTTCTCAGTCAACCCACATATCAGAGCAGGGGAGCCAGGGTTTGGACAGCCAAGCAGACACAGTACTCATCACCTCCCAACAGACACATGGTGCAGATTTCAGCTTTTTGAACAAAGGTGGGAGCAGAGTAACAGTTTCTGTGTCACATTTCATGGCCATGGATAATCAAACTGAATCCCATAGGTGGAAGCCTTTAGAGCAAAATAAACCTTGCCCAGGTAATATTGACTCTGATTTGAAAGGGAAAAACCAAGAGATGAATGCAGAAGCTGGTGCTGCTCAAACACAAAACATGCTAATTGAAGTGAATAATGAGAAATCGAAGACTCCTAATCCAGAATTAGAAAGAGACTCTCAGAGCTCCTCTGACTTTGAAATCCCTTCAACCCCTGATGCTGAGTTACCTAGACCAGATAAGCTGCACTGTCTGTACAAGAAGCTAGCAGCAGGTGAAACGATATACTGA